The Polaribacter tangerinus genome has a segment encoding these proteins:
- the rpsJ gene encoding 30S ribosomal protein S10, whose product MSQKIRIKLKSYDYNLVDKSAEKIVKTVKSTGAVVNGPIPLPTHKKIFTVLRSPHVNKKSREQFQLAAYKRLLDIYSSSSKTIDALMKLELPSGVEVEIKV is encoded by the coding sequence ATGAGTCAAAAAATAAGAATAAAATTAAAATCTTACGATTACAACTTAGTAGATAAATCTGCTGAAAAAATCGTAAAGACGGTAAAAAGCACTGGTGCTGTTGTTAACGGACCAATTCCTTTACCTACACACAAAAAGATTTTTACTGTGTTGCGTTCGCCACACGTAAATAAGAAGTCTAGAGAACAGTTTCAATTAGCTGCATACAAAAGATTATTAGATATTTATAGTTCTTCTTCGAAAACTATTGATGCCTTAATGAAGCTTGAATTACCAAGTGGTGTAGAAGTTGAAATTAAAGTTTAA
- the rpsG gene encoding 30S ribosomal protein S7 has translation MRKRAAKKRVLLPDPKFNDQLVTRFVNNLMWSGKKSVAFKVFYDAIDIVEQKKGEGEEKSALEIWKEGLSNVMPHVEVRSRRVGGATFQIPMQIRPDRKVSMAIKWMILYTRKRNEKTMAQRLAAEILAAAKEEGAAVKKRTDTHKMAEANKAFSHFRF, from the coding sequence ATGAGAAAAAGAGCAGCGAAAAAAAGAGTCTTATTACCAGATCCAAAATTTAACGATCAGTTAGTAACACGTTTTGTAAACAACTTAATGTGGAGTGGTAAGAAGTCGGTAGCGTTCAAAGTATTTTACGATGCAATAGACATTGTAGAACAGAAAAAAGGAGAAGGCGAAGAAAAATCAGCCTTAGAAATTTGGAAAGAAGGTTTGTCAAACGTAATGCCTCACGTAGAAGTAAGATCTCGTCGTGTTGGTGGTGCAACTTTTCAAATACCAATGCAAATTAGACCAGACCGTAAAGTGTCTATGGCTATTAAATGGATGATTTTGTATACTCGTAAGAGAAACGAAAAAACAATGGCACAGCGTTTAGCGGCTGAAATTTTAGCAGCTGCAAAAGAAGAAGGTGCTGCAGTTAAAAAACGTACAGATACTCACAAAATGGCAGAAGCAAACAAAGCATTCTCTCACTTTAGATTTTAA
- the rpsS gene encoding 30S ribosomal protein S19: protein MARSLKKGPYVHYKLEKKVLANVEAGNKTVIKTWSRASMITPDFVGQTIAVHNGRQFVPVFVTENMVGHKLGEFSPTRSFRGHAGAKNKGKK from the coding sequence ATGGCAAGATCATTAAAAAAAGGACCTTACGTTCACTATAAATTAGAGAAGAAAGTGTTGGCTAATGTAGAAGCTGGAAACAAGACTGTAATTAAAACTTGGTCTAGAGCAAGTATGATTACTCCAGATTTTGTAGGACAAACAATAGCGGTTCATAACGGCCGTCAGTTTGTACCAGTTTTTGTAACTGAAAACATGGTAGGGCATAAATTAGGCGAATTTTCACCAACTCGTTCTTTTAGAGGACATGCTGGTGCAAAAAATAAAGGTAAAAAATAG
- the rpsC gene encoding 30S ribosomal protein S3, whose protein sequence is MGQKTNPIGNRLGIIRGWESNWYGGNDYGDKIAEDDKIRKYIHARLSKASVSRVIIERTLKLVTVTITTARPGIIIGKGGQEVDKLKEELKKITNKEVQLNIFEIKRPELDARLVATSVARQIENRISYKRAIKMAIQATMRMNSEGIKIQISGRLNGAEMARSEHFKEGRIPLSTFRADIDYALVEAHTTYGRLGIKVWIMKGEVYGKRELSPLVGLSKKQSGSKGGDRSKRQPRRRK, encoded by the coding sequence ATGGGACAAAAAACTAATCCAATAGGAAATCGTTTAGGAATCATCAGAGGTTGGGAATCTAACTGGTATGGTGGCAATGACTACGGAGATAAAATTGCTGAAGATGATAAGATAAGAAAGTATATTCATGCTCGATTATCTAAAGCAAGTGTATCAAGAGTAATTATAGAGCGAACTTTAAAACTTGTAACCGTTACTATTACTACTGCAAGACCTGGTATCATTATTGGTAAAGGTGGTCAGGAAGTAGACAAGTTAAAAGAAGAGTTAAAAAAAATTACCAACAAAGAAGTTCAATTAAATATATTTGAAATTAAGCGTCCAGAATTAGATGCTAGATTAGTAGCAACAAGTGTTGCTCGTCAAATTGAAAATAGAATTTCTTACAAGAGAGCTATTAAGATGGCTATCCAAGCTACTATGCGTATGAACTCTGAAGGAATTAAAATTCAGATTTCAGGACGTTTAAATGGAGCAGAGATGGCACGTTCAGAGCATTTTAAAGAAGGTAGAATTCCTCTTTCTACTTTTAGAGCTGACATTGATTATGCACTTGTAGAAGCTCATACTACCTATGGAAGATTAGGAATTAAAGTATGGATCATGAAAGGTGAGGTATATGGTAAAAGAGAGTTATCTCCGTTAGTAGGTTTGTCTAAGAAGCAATCTGGTTCTAAAGGTGGTGATAGATCTAAACGTCAGCCTCGTAGAAGAAAATAA
- the rpsL gene encoding 30S ribosomal protein S12: MPTIQQLVRKGRTKITKKSKSAALSSCPQRRGVCTRVYTTTPKKPNSAMRKVARVRLTNGNEINAYIPGEGHNLQEHSIVLVRGGRVKDLPGVKYHVVRGALDTAGVEGRTQRRSKYGAKRPKK, from the coding sequence ATGCCAACTATTCAACAATTAGTTCGTAAAGGAAGAACCAAAATAACTAAGAAGAGTAAATCGGCTGCTTTGTCGTCTTGTCCTCAAAGACGTGGAGTATGTACACGTGTTTATACTACAACACCAAAAAAACCAAACTCAGCTATGCGTAAAGTAGCCAGAGTTAGGTTAACAAATGGTAACGAGATAAACGCATACATACCAGGTGAAGGACATAACTTACAAGAGCACTCGATAGTATTAGTTAGAGGTGGAAGGGTAAAAGATTTGCCAGGAGTTAAGTATCACGTAGTACGTGGTGCATTAGATACAGCGGGAGTTGAGGGAAGAACTCAACGAAGATCAAAGTATGGAGCAAAACGCCCAAAGAAGTAA
- a CDS encoding ShlB/FhaC/HecB family hemolysin secretion/activation protein, with amino-acid sequence MNSQIKFLIVVIFLCFYSFRTFSQKLSLKATSTEKKEEELLRKINYKKTHQDTITLFKEINKISTQLSNEGYFLNSVSKISKNNNSYIVYFTLNEKTDSISIITTHIDKTLKEKLSIKKDSIFLPINELNDFLKQLNKLKNDKGFVFSESKLTNFNFFKKTLFANLKINSYTQRNINKVVFKGYKNFPKNFKRYYFRFGDKKIFSENNLTEISKLTKQLDFVTEVKPPESLFTKDSTYLYIYVEKMKNNSFDGIVNFASEDDGKVLFNGTIDLTLKNTFNTGEEVSLFWNSIGKEQQEFTVKSYFPYIFNTKISSKVSFSIYKQDSTFVNNQFTTSLHHQLKPNSNLYVSFSSENSNSINSNINNIVTYRNQQFGIGYEIRIKKNGYFNADRFYLNISPKLGKRFTSDKTIQQIQINTEASYIIDINKKNSIFLKNTIGYLNSEEYLANEIFRIGGANSLRGFNEQSIFAKSYVIQNIEYRFATSNKSYFYSVTDLGLISTLQKKETLLGLGIGYLFNTKNSIINLSTVLGNNLNESFQLNPPQLIIRWINIF; translated from the coding sequence TTGAACTCACAAATCAAATTTCTTATTGTAGTAATCTTTCTGTGCTTTTATAGTTTTAGAACCTTTTCCCAAAAACTATCACTGAAAGCAACATCAACAGAAAAAAAGGAAGAAGAGTTACTGCGTAAAATAAATTATAAGAAAACACATCAAGATACTATAACCTTATTTAAGGAAATAAATAAAATATCAACTCAACTCTCTAATGAGGGCTACTTTTTAAATTCAGTATCTAAAATTAGTAAAAATAATAACTCGTATATAGTGTATTTTACACTAAACGAAAAAACTGACTCTATATCAATAATAACTACTCACATTGATAAAACTTTAAAAGAAAAACTATCAATAAAGAAAGACAGTATTTTTTTACCTATTAATGAGCTTAATGATTTTTTAAAACAACTTAATAAATTAAAAAATGATAAAGGGTTCGTTTTTTCAGAAAGTAAACTAACAAATTTTAATTTTTTTAAGAAAACACTTTTTGCAAACTTGAAAATTAATTCATACACACAAAGAAACATCAATAAAGTTGTGTTTAAAGGATACAAAAATTTCCCTAAAAACTTTAAGAGATATTATTTTAGGTTTGGTGATAAGAAAATATTTTCAGAAAATAACCTTACAGAAATTTCAAAACTCACGAAACAATTAGATTTTGTTACCGAAGTTAAACCTCCTGAAAGCCTTTTTACAAAAGATAGTACCTACCTATATATATATGTTGAAAAAATGAAAAACAATAGTTTTGATGGTATCGTTAATTTTGCATCTGAAGATGATGGTAAAGTATTATTTAACGGTACTATAGACCTTACTTTAAAAAACACCTTTAACACTGGCGAAGAGGTAAGTTTATTTTGGAATAGCATTGGTAAAGAACAGCAAGAGTTTACAGTAAAGAGTTATTTTCCTTATATTTTTAACACAAAAATATCTTCGAAAGTCTCGTTTTCCATCTACAAACAAGACTCTACATTTGTAAATAACCAATTTACCACATCGCTACATCATCAACTAAAACCAAATAGTAATTTATACGTTAGTTTTAGCTCAGAAAACTCTAACAGCATAAATAGTAATATCAACAATATAGTAACATACAGAAATCAGCAATTTGGTATTGGTTATGAAATTCGCATAAAGAAGAATGGCTATTTTAATGCTGACAGGTTTTACTTAAATATATCGCCTAAATTGGGAAAACGTTTTACAAGTGATAAAACAATTCAACAAATTCAAATTAATACAGAAGCATCCTATATTATAGATATCAACAAAAAAAACAGCATCTTTTTAAAAAACACTATTGGCTATCTTAATTCTGAAGAATATTTAGCTAACGAAATTTTTAGGATTGGCGGCGCAAATAGCTTAAGAGGTTTTAACGAACAAAGCATATTCGCAAAAAGCTATGTTATTCAGAATATTGAGTATCGATTCGCTACTTCAAACAAATCTTACTTTTACAGCGTAACTGATTTAGGCTTAATTTCTACATTACAAAAAAAAGAAACTTTATTAGGTCTTGGTATTGGTTATTTATTTAACACAAAAAACTCAATAATTAACCTTTCTACAGTATTAGGAAACAATTTAAATGAATCTTTTCAACTCAATCCACCGCAATTAATCATTCGATGGATTAACATTTTTTAA
- the rplN gene encoding 50S ribosomal protein L14, translating into MLQTESRLKVADNTGAKEVLVIRVLGGTKKRYASIGDKIVVTVKSATPNGTVKKGQVSRAVVVRTKKEVRRKDGSYIRFDDNACVLLNPTEEMRGTRVFGPVARELREKQFMKIVSLAPEVL; encoded by the coding sequence ATGTTACAGACAGAATCAAGATTAAAAGTCGCAGATAATACTGGAGCAAAAGAAGTTTTAGTAATTAGAGTTTTAGGAGGAACAAAAAAACGTTACGCAAGTATTGGAGACAAGATTGTAGTAACTGTTAAATCTGCAACTCCTAACGGAACTGTTAAAAAAGGTCAAGTATCTAGAGCAGTTGTTGTAAGAACAAAAAAAGAAGTTAGACGTAAAGATGGGTCTTACATCAGATTTGATGATAATGCTTGTGTGCTGTTAAATCCTACAGAGGAGATGAGAGGAACACGTGTATTTGGTCCTGTAGCTCGTGAGCTTCGTGAGAAACAATTCATGAAAATAGTATCATTAGCACCAGAAGTGTTATAA
- the rpmC gene encoding 50S ribosomal protein L29 has protein sequence MKQSEIKELSIADLQEKHGALQKNYTDLKMAHAITPLENPLQLRSLRRTVARIATELTKRELQ, from the coding sequence ATGAAACAATCAGAAATTAAAGAATTATCTATTGCAGATCTTCAAGAGAAGCATGGAGCGTTGCAAAAGAATTATACTGATCTTAAGATGGCACATGCAATTACTCCTTTGGAGAATCCGTTGCAATTAAGAAGCTTAAGAAGAACTGTAGCAAGAATTGCAACAGAATTAACAAAAAGAGAATTACAATAA
- the rplC gene encoding 50S ribosomal protein L3, whose amino-acid sequence MSGLIGRKIGMTSLFDENGKNIPCTVIEAGPCVVTQVRTEEVDGYNALQLGFDDKKAKSSNKALDGHFKKAGTTAKKKVVEFQGFEKEYKLGDSITVDHFTEGEFVDVSGVSKGKGFQGVVKRHGFGGVGQATHGQHNRLRAPGSIGAASYPARVFKGMRMAGRMGGDKVKVQNLRVLKVVAEKNLLVVKGAVPGHKNAFVTIQK is encoded by the coding sequence ATGTCTGGGTTAATAGGAAGAAAAATTGGAATGACCAGCTTGTTTGACGAAAATGGGAAAAACATCCCATGTACCGTTATAGAGGCAGGTCCTTGCGTTGTTACCCAAGTCAGAACCGAAGAGGTTGACGGCTACAATGCGTTGCAACTTGGTTTCGATGACAAAAAGGCGAAGAGTTCTAACAAAGCGTTAGACGGTCACTTTAAAAAAGCTGGCACCACTGCTAAGAAAAAAGTCGTTGAATTTCAAGGGTTTGAAAAAGAGTATAAATTAGGAGATTCAATTACAGTAGATCATTTTACTGAAGGTGAATTTGTTGATGTTTCTGGAGTTTCTAAAGGTAAAGGTTTCCAAGGTGTTGTAAAACGTCATGGATTTGGTGGTGTAGGTCAAGCTACTCACGGACAACACAACCGATTAAGAGCGCCAGGTTCGATTGGAGCAGCATCATATCCTGCAAGAGTATTCAAAGGAATGCGTATGGCAGGTAGAATGGGTGGAGATAAAGTGAAAGTACAAAACTTAAGAGTATTAAAAGTAGTTGCTGAAAAGAACTTACTTGTTGTTAAAGGAGCTGTTCCTGGACACAAAAATGCTTTTGTAACTATTCAGAAATAA
- the rplW gene encoding 50S ribosomal protein L23, producing the protein MSILIKPIITEKATADSELFNRYAFVVDKNANKLEIKGAVESAYGVSISSVKTLNYPIKRNTKFTKKGLVTGVKSGYKKAIVQVAEGESIDFYNNL; encoded by the coding sequence ATGAGTATTTTAATAAAACCTATTATTACGGAAAAAGCAACTGCAGATAGCGAATTATTTAATCGTTATGCATTTGTTGTAGATAAGAATGCTAATAAATTAGAAATTAAAGGAGCTGTTGAATCAGCTTACGGAGTTTCTATATCTAGTGTAAAGACTTTAAACTATCCAATCAAAAGAAACACTAAGTTTACTAAAAAAGGTTTGGTAACTGGTGTTAAAAGTGGGTATAAGAAGGCTATTGTACAAGTAGCAGAAGGAGAAAGTATTGATTTTTATAACAATCTTTAA
- the rpsQ gene encoding 30S ribosomal protein S17, with product MEKRNLRKERIGVVSSNKMEKSIVVSETKRVKHPMYGKFVLKTKKYVAHDEKNDCNEGDTVKIMETRPMSKSKRWRLVEILERAK from the coding sequence ATGGAAAAAAGAAATCTTAGAAAAGAGAGAATTGGTGTTGTATCTAGTAACAAAATGGAAAAATCTATTGTTGTTTCAGAAACCAAAAGAGTTAAACACCCAATGTATGGTAAGTTCGTATTAAAAACGAAGAAATACGTTGCACACGACGAAAAGAATGATTGCAACGAAGGCGATACTGTAAAGATCATGGAAACAAGACCTATGAGTAAGTCTAAACGTTGGAGATTAGTAGAAATCCTAGAAAGAGCTAAATAA
- the rplD gene encoding 50S ribosomal protein L4: MKVAVLDITGKDTGRKVELSKDVFGIEPNNHAIYLDVKQYLANQRQGTHKSKERAEISGSTRKIKKQKGTGTARAGSIKSGVFRGGGRMFGPRPRSYSFKLNKNLKRLARKSALSIQATDKNLVVVEDFNFESPKTKNFTNVLKALGLESKKSLFVLGGENANVYLSSRNLKNSRVINASEINTYGVLNANKVVLTEGSLEGINSNLSK, translated from the coding sequence ATGAAAGTAGCAGTTTTAGATATTACAGGAAAAGATACAGGTAGAAAAGTTGAACTTTCTAAAGATGTATTTGGTATAGAGCCTAATAATCATGCTATTTATTTAGACGTTAAGCAGTACTTGGCAAATCAAAGACAAGGAACTCACAAGTCTAAAGAAAGAGCTGAAATATCGGGAAGTACTAGAAAGATAAAAAAACAAAAAGGAACAGGTACTGCTAGAGCAGGATCTATTAAGTCTGGTGTTTTTAGAGGTGGAGGTCGTATGTTCGGACCAAGACCTAGAAGTTATTCTTTCAAGTTGAATAAAAACTTAAAGAGGTTGGCTCGAAAGTCTGCTTTAAGTATTCAAGCAACAGATAAAAATTTAGTAGTTGTTGAAGATTTTAATTTTGAATCTCCAAAAACAAAAAACTTTACAAACGTATTAAAAGCGTTAGGTTTAGAAAGTAAAAAATCTTTATTTGTTTTAGGTGGAGAAAATGCAAATGTGTATTTATCCTCTAGAAATTTAAAAAACTCTAGAGTAATCAATGCTTCAGAAATTAATACTTATGGTGTTTTAAATGCTAATAAGGTAGTTTTAACAGAAGGTTCTTTAGAGGGAATTAATTCAAATTTAAGTAAATAG
- the rplP gene encoding 50S ribosomal protein L16, which translates to MLQPKRVKYRKVQKAKGNMTGISGRGNQLSNGMFGIKSLDQNLLTSRQIEAARIAATRYMKREGQLWIKVFPDKPITKKPLEVRMGKGKGAPDHFVAVIKPGRILFEVGGVPMNIAKEALRLAAQKLPVKTKFVVARDFDINA; encoded by the coding sequence ATGTTACAGCCAAAAAGAGTAAAATACCGTAAGGTACAGAAGGCGAAAGGAAATATGACAGGTATTTCTGGTAGAGGAAACCAACTTTCTAATGGAATGTTCGGAATTAAATCTTTAGACCAGAATTTACTTACATCTCGTCAAATCGAAGCAGCTCGTATCGCGGCTACTCGTTACATGAAAAGGGAAGGTCAGTTATGGATTAAAGTTTTTCCAGACAAGCCAATTACAAAAAAGCCTTTAGAAGTACGTATGGGTAAGGGTAAAGGAGCACCAGATCATTTTGTTGCAGTGATTAAACCGGGTAGAATTTTGTTTGAAGTTGGTGGAGTGCCAATGAATATTGCAAAAGAAGCTTTACGTTTAGCAGCACAGAAACTTCCAGTAAAAACGAAGTTTGTTGTAGCAAGAGATTTTGATATTAACGCTTAA
- the rplV gene encoding 50S ribosomal protein L22, translating into MGVRKKNMADQLKEARKHRAFAKLTNCPTSPRKMRLVADQVRGVEVEKALQILKFSPKEASINLEKLLLSAIANWQAKNQDAAIEDAGLFVKTICVDSAGMLKRLRPAPQGRAHRIRKRSNHVTIELGSKNLSN; encoded by the coding sequence ATGGGAGTTCGTAAAAAAAATATGGCAGATCAGTTAAAAGAAGCAAGAAAGCACCGTGCTTTTGCAAAGCTTACTAACTGTCCTACATCACCAAGAAAAATGCGTTTAGTAGCAGATCAAGTAAGAGGAGTAGAGGTAGAAAAAGCTTTACAAATCTTAAAATTCAGTCCAAAAGAAGCATCAATAAACTTAGAAAAATTGTTATTGTCTGCAATTGCAAACTGGCAAGCTAAGAACCAAGATGCAGCTATTGAAGATGCTGGATTATTTGTAAAAACTATATGTGTAGACAGCGCAGGTATGTTAAAAAGACTAAGACCAGCTCCACAAGGGCGTGCACACAGAATTCGTAAGCGTTCTAATCACGTTACTATAGAGTTAGGAAGTAAAAATTTAAGTAATTAA
- the fusA gene encoding elongation factor G, translating to MARDLTLTRNIGIAAHIDAGKTTTTERILFYTGVSHKIGEVHDGASTMDWMEQEAERGITITSAATTCDWKFPMENGEPTADAQDYHFNIIDTPGHVDFTVEVNRSLRVLDGLVFLFSAVDGVEPQSETNWRLADNYKVPRIGFVNKMDRQGSDFLGVCQQVKDMLKSNAVPIVLNIGDEDEFKGIVDLVKNRAIVWHDDNFGSTFDVVDIPEDMKDEVRKYRALLIEEVASYDENLLEKFMEDENSITEEEVHAALRAAVMDMAIIPMVCGSSFKNKGVQFLLDAVCRYLPSPMDRESVIGVDPNTNEEVRRTPSVKEPFAALAFKIATDPFVGRLAFFRAYSGRLDAGSYVLNNTSGKKERISRIYQMHANKQNAIDFIEAGDIGAAVGFKSIKTGDTLSDEKHPIVLESMDFPDPVIGIAVEPKTKADVDKLGMSLGKLAEEDPTFTVRTDEASGQTIISGMGELHLDIIVDRLKREFKVEVNVGQPQVEYKEAITASADHREVYKKQSGGRGKFADIVFTMEPADEGVQGLVFESVIKGGNVPKEFIPSIEKGFKEAMKNGPLAGYEMDSMKITLKDGSFHPVDSDQLSFELAAKMGYKAAAKSAQAKIMEPLMKVEVLTPEENMGDIVGDLNRRRGQVSDMSDRAGSKVVKALVPLSEMFGYVTALRTMSSGRATSTMEFSHYAETPSNVSEEVIAASKG from the coding sequence ATGGCTAGAGATTTAACATTAACAAGAAATATAGGTATTGCAGCACATATTGATGCTGGAAAAACTACAACAACAGAGCGTATTCTATTTTATACGGGAGTTTCACACAAAATTGGAGAAGTGCACGATGGTGCCTCTACAATGGATTGGATGGAGCAAGAAGCAGAAAGAGGTATTACAATTACTTCTGCTGCAACTACTTGTGACTGGAAGTTTCCTATGGAAAATGGAGAGCCTACAGCAGATGCTCAGGATTATCACTTTAACATTATTGATACTCCGGGTCACGTAGATTTTACCGTAGAGGTAAACAGATCTTTACGTGTATTAGATGGTTTAGTTTTCTTATTTAGTGCAGTAGATGGTGTAGAGCCACAATCTGAAACTAACTGGAGACTTGCAGACAACTATAAAGTTCCAAGAATTGGATTTGTCAACAAAATGGACCGTCAGGGTTCTGACTTTTTAGGTGTTTGTCAGCAAGTTAAAGACATGCTAAAATCGAACGCAGTTCCAATCGTTTTAAATATCGGAGATGAAGACGAGTTTAAAGGTATTGTCGATTTAGTAAAGAACAGAGCTATTGTATGGCATGACGATAATTTCGGATCTACTTTCGATGTTGTTGATATACCAGAAGATATGAAAGATGAAGTACGCAAATATCGTGCTTTATTAATCGAAGAAGTAGCAAGTTACGATGAAAACTTGTTAGAGAAATTCATGGAAGATGAAAACTCTATTACAGAAGAAGAAGTGCACGCTGCATTAAGAGCTGCTGTAATGGATATGGCTATCATACCAATGGTATGTGGTTCATCATTTAAAAATAAAGGTGTTCAGTTTTTATTAGATGCTGTTTGTCGTTATTTACCATCTCCAATGGATAGAGAGAGTGTAATAGGAGTAGATCCTAACACTAATGAGGAAGTAAGACGTACACCAAGTGTAAAAGAACCTTTTGCAGCTTTAGCATTTAAAATTGCAACAGATCCTTTTGTTGGTCGTTTAGCTTTCTTTAGAGCATATTCTGGTCGTTTAGACGCCGGTTCTTATGTTTTAAATAATACTTCTGGTAAAAAAGAACGTATTTCTCGAATCTACCAAATGCACGCTAACAAGCAAAATGCTATCGATTTTATTGAAGCAGGAGACATTGGTGCAGCAGTAGGTTTTAAATCTATAAAAACAGGAGACACTTTATCAGATGAAAAGCACCCTATCGTTTTAGAATCTATGGACTTTCCAGATCCAGTAATTGGTATCGCAGTAGAGCCGAAGACTAAAGCAGATGTTGATAAGTTAGGGATGTCATTAGGTAAATTGGCGGAAGAAGATCCTACTTTTACAGTAAGAACAGATGAAGCTTCTGGTCAAACAATTATATCAGGTATGGGTGAGTTACACCTAGATATTATTGTAGATAGATTAAAACGTGAGTTTAAAGTAGAAGTAAACGTAGGTCAGCCTCAAGTAGAGTACAAAGAAGCAATTACTGCCTCTGCAGATCATAGAGAAGTTTATAAGAAACAATCTGGGGGTCGTGGTAAATTTGCAGATATTGTATTTACTATGGAACCTGCAGATGAAGGTGTTCAAGGTTTAGTATTTGAATCTGTAATTAAAGGTGGTAACGTTCCTAAAGAATTTATCCCATCAATTGAAAAAGGATTTAAAGAAGCCATGAAAAACGGACCTTTAGCTGGTTACGAGATGGATTCAATGAAAATTACACTAAAAGATGGTTCTTTCCACCCAGTGGATTCAGATCAGCTATCTTTCGAATTGGCTGCAAAAATGGGTTATAAAGCTGCTGCAAAATCTGCACAAGCAAAAATTATGGAACCATTAATGAAAGTCGAAGTATTAACTCCTGAAGAAAACATGGGAGATATTGTAGGAGATTTAAACAGAAGAAGAGGCCAGGTATCTGACATGTCAGATAGAGCAGGTTCTAAAGTTGTAAAAGCTTTAGTGCCATTATCGGAAATGTTTGGATATGTTACTGCTTTAAGAACTATGTCTTCTGGTAGAGCTACTTCTACAATGGAATTTTCACATTACGCCGAAACTCCTTCAAATGTTTCTGAAGAAGTAATCGCAGCGTCTAAAGGTTAA
- the rplB gene encoding 50S ribosomal protein L2: protein MSVRKLKPITPGQRFRVVNGFDTITTDKPEKSLLTSKKRSGGRNNQGRMTTRNIGGGHKQKYRIIDFKKDKKDIPATVKSIEYDPNRTAFIALLSYADGEKRYVIAQNGLKVGQVVISGSGIAPEIGNAMTLSEIPLGTTISCIELHPGQGAVMARSAGSFAQLMARDGKYATVKLPSGETRLILLTCMATIGVVSNSDHQLLVSGKAGRSRWLGRRPRTNAVRMNPVDHPMGGGEGRASGGHPRSRNGIPAKGYKTRSKTKASNKYIIERRKK, encoded by the coding sequence ATGTCAGTTAGAAAATTAAAACCAATAACACCAGGTCAGCGTTTTAGAGTTGTAAATGGGTTCGACACCATCACAACTGATAAGCCGGAGAAAAGTTTACTTACTTCGAAAAAACGATCTGGAGGTCGAAACAATCAGGGAAGAATGACTACTCGTAATATTGGAGGAGGTCATAAACAAAAATATCGTATTATCGATTTTAAGAAAGATAAGAAAGATATTCCTGCAACAGTTAAATCAATAGAGTACGATCCAAATCGTACTGCTTTTATTGCATTATTGAGTTATGCTGATGGAGAAAAGCGTTATGTAATTGCACAGAACGGTTTAAAAGTGGGTCAGGTAGTAATTTCAGGTTCGGGTATTGCACCAGAAATTGGAAATGCAATGACTTTAAGCGAAATTCCTTTAGGAACTACTATTTCATGTATAGAATTGCATCCTGGTCAAGGAGCTGTTATGGCTCGTTCTGCAGGTTCTTTTGCTCAGTTAATGGCAAGAGATGGTAAATATGCAACTGTTAAGTTACCTTCTGGAGAGACAAGGCTTATTTTGTTAACTTGTATGGCTACTATTGGAGTCGTATCTAACTCAGATCACCAATTACTTGTATCAGGTAAAGCTGGTAGATCTAGATGGTTAGGTAGAAGACCTAGAACAAATGCAGTAAGAATGAACCCTGTAGATCATCCAATGGGTGGTGGAGAAGGACGTGCTTCTGGAGGTCATCCAAGATCTAGAAATGGTATACCAGCTAAAGGTTATAAGACTAGATCTAAAACTAAGGCTAGTAATAAGTATATTATAGAACGTAGAAAGAAATAA